ATAGCCAATCGAATGTCAGGCACAAGTTtgcgaaatcgaaatcgtagaaaaatacacaaaaaccGAAAGCGAAATGTGAGAATTCTCAAAAACAAGCgtagcaaacaaattgaatgcaaatagGAAATCAACTAAAGGGAACAAAAACTACGACAGCAACACCAACCAACACcagaaaactaaacaaaacaaaatcaagcaaaacaaaaattaagaaagTGAAAACAAGTGAAAAGCGTCATCCACACGAGAGAGAGACAAGTTTTGTAATAGAAATTACGATTAAATTgtacaatatatttttacacGATACGAAATGAAGACATGATGAATGATAATGAATGAATGCATACAACCAAAGGTTTTTAGTATACAAAATGAATACGTTGCTGATCGACTCACACAGCAAACACCACAAGAACACCAACCACTCTGATTCTCTGTACTGTGAACGAAGACCACCAccaaattacaaacaaaaaccacaagCGACATTAAAGCGACAAAAAGCGAAGCATTGAAAGAGTGTAGACACAACTTAGTAGCATGACTATGTACTAATGAAAATACTTCAATAACTAGGGCGCTGACAAAACTGAGCAAGAACATTTAATAGTTTGTAAGTTGGGCTCtaccaaaacgaaaaaaaaaaacaaaaaaaaaagtatgaaTGCAGAAGAGGCCCGATGAGTTAAGCGGGCGATGCGAGAACTGCAATTTCAACAAGGGACAAACTTTTGGTCAAAACAATAGCTATACTTATAGAGCAGAGCctagtatatacatacatacatacatacctaaGCCTAGAACTaacatttaaagtttttacGAAACGAAAACCAAGCGGATGGAACTGTAACAATGTAGAatacttaaattcaaacgTGCAAATAACACGGTAGCAGCAGATTCGTTACGTTGGCAGTGCTGATATTTTATGTTAGTCCCTAGTTTACCTAGTTTACCCTCTTGTATGCACCACACGCAGTCAGACTACGAACTTCTCCCCTCCTCGAGTCCAAGGCATATCACTCAATGTCCTCTTATTTATGTACCTCCTACACACTAAGGCTAACGATATTTAGTTgtaccatatatatattatttttttaaacgaATGCCTAACGaaatttttgttgatttcCACATGTTGATCCTTCGAATTGGTAAATATCGCGAACCAGGCTTCTTTCGCAGCTGCTTTTCGTTGTAATTTCGTATTAATTAACTTTAGATCAAAGTGGTGTACGGGTAATATAACACTAACAAGGTAACTCTTCTCCACCGTCCGCCGGAGGGAGGTGGTGGCAACgacatttcaatattttacaaaCTAGTTTTAGTTTCGCCAAAATCaacaagcaacagcaaacaaacaaacaaacaaacaatatcaatatcaatatgaaACGTATGCTTAGTAATTGTACTATATTGAGGACACAGTTCAAGTTAACATTATGATGAGTTGTTATTTATGCGGTGCGGGCGACGACGATCTCCTCCGACTCTCCCGGGCCAAACCTAATTTATAATTGTGTACATCCTTCACAGAACCTTTAATTTAGACTTAGTTTCCCAAGTTCGCAAGCTGTTTTGCCAATCGTACATTATGTGAGcattataaaatacatataataatataaatcgATATGCttatatttaatcatttattgCACTTACAAATTAGTTGGTAATCCTCAAAAATACATGTAATAGGGCGAAAGAACCGAACGGAGGGCGGTACCAGTCCCGCAAAATGTTGAATCGAACTTTCAGAAATCTCCTTAGATTTGAAATCACTTGCAAACTAGTGAATGATTTCAAATCTCTTGACGTTTCACTGGTAGCACATTTTGATATTGTCTTTTTAATTCGGCATTCTCAATTCCTGTTTTATGAAATGTTTAATGTTAATATACCCtgctgaaattttaattttaaaaccatagtttattttataaagTCTTTAGCTGGAAAAATTGTTTCAAATTCTACTAGTCCTTCTAACGAGGCTCGACATAGCTGATATTATTAGcttattaattgattaatattaattagttttgcgTTTGGATGCGATTAACATTTTGTGGGGCTGTGCAATCAATGTGTGGGCTAATTTGTTGACTtgttcattttccatttatttaacGTTGTTCTAGTAACGTTTCTACACAAGggattaaaattttaaacttatttcTTAATGTTTACTTAAAGCAACCccaatgcaaaaaaaaaaaacaaaaaccaacaaaaaaacgaatcaaacaattttagttttaagcaaaaaaacgaaaacgaaacaaTGCAAAGGAGTTCGCGATTCGGGGTTTGAGATCGTTTTGAGATCGATTTGAGATCGCCGAGAAAGAACCAACATTTACATTATATATTCACTTAGTTtaagctgaagctgaaatgTGTGCCGACAATGAATGCATCTCGTAGTTGTAAAATGAGCGAAATATTCAACAATAATTTACTTTACCACACAATACATGAGAAAGTCCAAAGCTTTAACTACTCGCAGCGGAAAGCAGAAATCAGAAAGCATAAAGAATGAAGCGGAATATCGGTGGGGAAAACCCTACAACAATCCACTAATCactaatgaaaatgaaaatgccaatAACAAGCTGCTATCTCCTCCCATCCAAGAAAAGCTAGGCTGTAACCGTTGTCCCTATATACACGCGTATACTTATATATAGCAAAGCTGGATAACTTCCCCCTCCAtccaactcaactcaactcacaCACGCTACAATTTCAATGGTTTCTTCAGTGTCgtgcagcaaaacaacaaacaaaaacaaacaaaatcgaaacaaacaaacaaacaaaaaagttggAGGAGAAGATTGGAGATCGTGGAGGAGCGCCTTAGATATCATTTCCAAACTATGTTCTGCTCAGAGGCAAGGCCCCAATAAAAGACAAGAAGCCGGGATATCCACATGGgaacttacatttttatctGTCAAAATTCAATTGAGCTTTAAACTAAAGATAGATCGAGGAAAacgaagaagaaaagaagaaaaaaatgaagtaaaaaacttgaacaaaaaaataaggagAGAAGATAAGTAAGAAATAGAAAGGGATCGCATTGTTTCTACATATTACTTATAAATGTGCCGTTTATAGATGTCTACAATTATATACAAgaaatatagatatataccTAGATATATAATCAGATCGAAATCGAAGCTAGAACAGCAATTTGCACAACTCTTCctaaaggaaataaaaaaaagtaaatacaaatacaaatctAAATCTAACGTAACGACTTAATTATATGCCACAATTACCGAGATTTCAAGAAGTGACGGACTAACTCCAAGCAATTTAAACGTTATATTTGAATAACTTATGAACTTATGATACCATCATATATATTATGTGTGTACTCTATACTCTTCCAACTACACCCAGAGTCCCACTCGAACCTCGAACCCCCGGACCACATGCGCGATCCCCATAGCCATTAGCCATTAACCATTATCCGTTAGCCGATACCGACACCGACTAAACCACACCCTTCACTCTCGACGTAGTGTTCCAAATGCGCACCAGATCAGATCGGATAACCCTTAGCTGAAATTCGACTAGCAAAATCAATACGATAGTGACACTTATTCGTGCGTTAGGATTAGGGAGAGATCATGATGCATCTATCTGGTACATACCTTACTTTAAAAATCAACCAAAATGCCGGGtaattaatcaataaaatacatattattaGTTCTAATCTAAGAggagtaaacaaaaacaaaaacaaaaaagaaaagaaaagaaaacaactaAAATACATCAAGATTAtgattaaaagaaaattaagcAACGTGAGCAACGTAATATGGGAAATCTGTAACTTTGGTGAtctttttaaatgttattagtaaaagaatgcaaaacaaaatcaagttTAATGACGAATACAAATCAAACCAGTTTTAAATGTGACTTAAATAACGACGTAAACGACATTTTTCCACAacattatatgtatgtgtaacaagacaaaaaacaaaacaaaacaaaaccaaacaaaaatccaaGTTTGTGAAATATGCAATTTAACGCAAGTTGATGATCTTTTCAATACAATTCTGTCAGCTGTCTAACAATTAGTTGTAAGCGCTTCAATACCAGATACcatcaaacaaaaatcaacaaactcaATTAAGTTAATGAAACacaattatatttaacaaatcgtatatatgttttatacaaatttcaattattttgatcgatttcgatttgatttcaaaAAACCATACGAAAAGTACCCATCccttgtaaaacaaaaacgattTTAGTTTGCGTTTAAAGTAAGAAAACAGCATatacaattcatttttgttcaataaaattatatttaactaaaTATTCGCCCTGCCTTTTGAGTTTTGTTCTGTTCTGCTGGGATGCTTTCAGCTCTGAGGAAATCATTCCCGAGTGTCATCACCCACACCAATCGCGTGGTCAGGTGCAAGTCGAAGCAGGACAAGTGCGCCAGGAACGCCTTGATCATCCTGGCCCCGGGAGCCGAGGAGATGGAGTTCACCATATCCGCCGATGTGCTGCGCAGAGCAAAGGTACATTACCCACTGATTCGGAGCTCACCTTGTTCCACCACCTGGTATTGTATCTCCTTTCCTTTTATAAGATCGACGTAACCGTGGCTGGTTTGCACGGTTGTGAGCCGGTCAAGTGCTCCCGGTCTGTGGTCATCGTGCCGGACACTTCGCTGGAGCTGGCCGTGACCAGGGGCGACTACGATGTGCTGGTTCTGCCTGGCGGTTTGGCCGGGAACAAGGCGCTGATGAACTCGTCCGCGGTTGGCGAAGTGCTGCGTTGCCAGGACTCCAAGGGCGGCCTGATTGCCGCCATCTGTGCCGCGCCCACTGCGCTGGCCAAGCACGGAATCGGCAGGGGAAAGTCCATTACCTCGCATCCGGATATGCAGCCGCAGCTGATGGAACTGTATTGGTACGTTCCCAAGTAGTTTCCCTTACTTATTTAACtattacttacttacttagtTATATAGATGACAAGACTGTGGTGCAGGATGGTAACCTCATTACCAGTCGTGGTCCTGGCACAACTTTTGACTTCGCCTTGAAGATTACCGAGCAACTGGTTGGAGTGGAAGTGGCCAAGGAGGTGGCCAAGGCAATGCTCTGGCCATACAAACCATGAGTGGAGCTGGAGAATAAGCTGATCATATGTATATTgcatagaaataaatatatggcGCATAACAATATAgtttggaaaatattaatatcttTGCCttgttaataaaaatgattcCGAGAAAATCTTAGGATATTTAGTTTCAAAACTAGAATTTCCCTATGTGCAAGTCCCTAAACTAGTTTATGGTAAACTAAAATGTCAATAGGTGCAACTAAATTCGATGAGTTTTTGGTTTCACAATAGAAACTGCcctttaaaagttaaaatttaTGTTATCAAGCTACATTTTTATCCTTATCCATTATTCTTATTGGCCTGTTAAGAGTTGTACCTATTTTCCCACAGTTACAGTATCCAAGTTTCACACCCAAATTATACATCAGAGTTTCCCATTTCTACCGCTGTCGCTTTATGCACATTTCAGGTATGACTGTAATAGCGCCTAGTGTGACCATGCGAGGACTTGCGAATAACACCAACACACCGCGCGATTGCAAATGTAtggaaataaaagtaaaagaaatCGTATCAACGGCTAGTTCGGCGAAACTCGGGAAATCGGAAGGTTCAACTTTTGGGGCGGTCCGtgaatttttgcatttttgtgtgttttggcggaaaacgaaaccgtTATTGAGATATTGGTGAATCGCAAACTGTAGTTACAACTATCTAGAGTGGATGGAGTCGGGATGCAAGATATATTCTTTTCAAAATCTACGAGATAGGATCGTTGTTTGTGCCGCCGAGAGCACGTGAatcgtttgttgttgttgctccgcGCCCGTTGCACTTGCAGCCGAaagcgtgtgtatgtgtgcgtcCGTTGCATTGTGTGAGTGTAGACGGGTCATTAAATCTGCCGcttcttttgctgctgctactgctgctgttgttctttttgtttttgggtaaATTGCACAAGTGTAACGGTTTTCAAGAAGTGCAACAACCaaagcgacagcagcagcaagaacaacaactacaacagcaacGCAGCCATGTAAAGTGTGTGTAACCAGAAACGCGAAAAAAGTGCAGTTCATTCAAACTGCAAACGAAATTGCCATAAATTATTGTTATAAGCTTTTGCGTTGCGTGATGAAAGAAAAACAGTGcaatggcaaatgaaaagcgctGCGAGCGAAATGAGAAAAATAGTGGAAAATATTGTGTATATAACAGTGAATAGTGAAAATTAGCATAGAGCAGGAGCGAAaagctaaaaccaaaaaaataaattaaagcagAAAACCAGGAAAATAGTGgaagcagccacaacaaaaagagctcaagaagaagaagaagaggatgAAAAACGTTTGCTGCACTTacacaccaaacacacacacataaaataCCCACCCTCTCTCTCTGCGTCCTTTTCCCTGCTGCCACTCGCCATCTCTCTTCAACAACCGCCGCCGCAAACGCAATCGCTCTCTGACATGCGccctctctcgctctcacCCAGTGCACTTTCCGTGCCCTTTTGCGGTGCTCCTTTTCATGAGTCACGAACAACCGAGGCGAGAATAAACCGTGTAAAATACGAAGAAATT
This sequence is a window from Drosophila teissieri strain GT53w chromosome 2R, Prin_Dtei_1.1, whole genome shotgun sequence. Protein-coding genes within it:
- the LOC122613648 gene encoding protein DJ-1alpha isoform X2 translates to MLSALRKSFPSVITHTNRVVRCKSKQDKCARNALIILAPGAEEMEFTISADVLRRAKIDVTVAGLHGCEPVKCSRSVVIVPDTSLELAVTRGDYDVLVLPGGLAGNKALMNSSAVGEVLRCQDSKGGLIAAICAAPTALAKHGIGRGKSITSHPDMQPQLMELY
- the LOC122613648 gene encoding protein DJ-1alpha isoform X1, encoding MLSALRKSFPSVITHTNRVVRCKSKQDKCARNALIILAPGAEEMEFTISADVLRRAKIDVTVAGLHGCEPVKCSRSVVIVPDTSLELAVTRGDYDVLVLPGGLAGNKALMNSSAVGEVLRCQDSKGGLIAAICAAPTALAKHGIGRGKSITSHPDMQPQLMELYCYIDDKTVVQDGNLITSRGPGTTFDFALKITEQLVGVEVAKEVAKAMLWPYKP